The DNA segment TGTCTGCGAGGCTGAGCGGTATGTGGAAATTCTGGTGGACGAGGGCATTTCGCGGCGACTGGACAATAAGAACTGGGATGTGATTGTTGCGGCGTTTACCGAGCAGGTGCGGCAGGGGCGCACGCTGGAGGGGTTTGTTACCTGTATCGAGGCGTGTGGCGAGTTGTTGAAGGTGCATGTGCCGGTGACGCAGGTGAGGAATGAGTTGCCGAATCGGTTGGTGGTGTTGGGCTGAGATAGTTTGAGATCTTCGGTGGATTCGCCCCTCACCCCAGCCCTCTCCCCTTGGAGAGGGCTGGGGTGAGCTGTTCAAAACCTGAGTTCGACTCGGTATTTCAGGTCGGTGCAGCTCGACAGAACAACGCGGTCGGCCCCCTCTCCCTCCGGGAGAGGGCTGGGGTGAGGGTAGCTTTTAAAGTACTCAAACCAACCGTTCAGCAAATAAGCACGTGTCCCCAATCCCCATCCCCCCTAAAATACCCGCCATTTCCGATTTCGCCCGTCCGAGGCCGCTTTTTCATGTCCGTCACCGCCCCCTCCGCGCCGTCCACAAAGTCTGCGCCCGACCACCACGCCCAATTCATCGAGCTGCTGCAAACCAGCCTCGAACAGAATGGCTTCATCAAACTGGTGCTGGCCAAGTACGTCGGTGACGAGGCGGATCTGCAGCGGGTGATCATCAAACCGGTGACGGTCAAGGCCCAGCCGCACCTGTCCTTCGTCTACCGCTACAAGACCCGCGACATCACCAAGAACCTGCCCCTGGCTGAAGGCGTAGCGGCGATTGCCGGGCTGCTGCCGACCTCGTTCAAGAATGCGCATTTGCTGGCGCTGAGCGACGAAGCCCAGCTGGAATACAGCAAAAAGGGCAAGTCTTCGCTGTTCAAGAGCAAACCTCAGCAATTGCGCGAGGCGCCGTCTGCCGAGCATAACCGTGAGAAAAACCGCTTTCTCGAGTTGAGGCGGCCGTTTCTCCAAGACCTTGGCGTGACCAATGCCCAGCACGAGCTGATCCCGGCGATGTCGCGCAAGTGGAAGCAGATCAACAAGTTCATCGAAGTGTTCAGCCACGCCCTGACCTCGTCACCGCTGGCGCTGGACAAGCCGGTGCGGGTGGCGGATTTCGGCTCGGGCAAGGGCTATCTGACGTTCGCGATCCACGACTACCTGCGCAACACTCTCAAGGCCGAAGGCGAAGTCACCGGCGTTGAACTGCGTGAGGAGATGGTCAATCTGTGCAACACAGCAGCGGCCAAACTCGAGCATCCGGGGTTGGTGTTCAAGTGCGGCGACGTGCGCAGCGTCGCGCCGAGCGAGCTGGACGTGATGATCGCCCTGCATGCCTGCGACGTTGCCACCGATTACGCGATCCACACCGGCATCCGCTCGGGCGCGTCGATCATCATGTGCTCGCCGTGCTGCCACAAGCAGATCCGCCTGCAGATCCAGAGCCCGGCGCTGCTCAAACCGATGCTGCAATACGGTTTGCACCTGGGCCAGCAAGCGGAAATGGTCACCGACAGCCTGCGTGCGCTGTTCCTCGAAGCCTGCGGCTATGAGACCAAAGTGTTCGAGTTCATCTCGCTGGAACACACCAACAAGAACAAGATGATCCTGGCGGTGAAACGCGCCGAGCCGGTCGACCCAGCGCAGCTGTTGGCGAAAATTGAGGAACTGAAAGCGTTCTACCACATCAGCGAACACTGCCTGGAAACCCTGCTGCGCGCCGACGGCTACCTGGCCTGACGCTGACCCTGGAGCGAGCCTGCTCGCGAAAACTGACTGACAGGCGACAATAAAGTCGCTTGCTAAGACCCCTTCGCGAGCAGATTCGCTCCCACATTGGCTCTCACTGCGGTCTTGCGCCCGAGCATCACCGTGGCAATCACGCCGCAGGCAAACACCCAGGTGATCGGCTCGACGTGTTCGCCGAAGAACATCGCAGAAAAAGCGATAGTGAAGAAAATCTGCAGCAACTGGATCTGACTGACCCGGGCGATGCCGCCCATGGCCAGCCCGGCGTACCAGGCGAAAAATCCGAGAAACTGCGAGAACAGCGCAACATACCCAAACGCCCACCAGGCCCTGGCCGACACTGCGCCCTGATGCTGCAACGCCAGGTACACAACCGGCCCGATCAGCAGCGGCGTCGACAGCACCAGCGCCCAGCAGATCACCTGCCAGCCGCCCATCTCTCTGGCCAGGCGGCCGCCCTCGGCGTAACCCAGCCCGCCGACAGCAATCGCGCCGAGCATCAACAAATCCCCGGCCTGAATGCTGCCCGCCCCGGTGTACAAGGCATAACCGAGCACCAGCGCACTGCCCAACGCGGCGCAAGCCCAGAAAGCTTTCGACGGGCGCTCATGGGACAGCCACGCCGCGTACAGCGCCACGCACAGCGGTTGCAAACCATTGACCAGCGCACCGTGGGACGCCGGCAACGTTTGCATGGCCCACGCCGACAACACCGGAAAACCCAGGATCACCCCGGCGATCACCAGGCTCAGGCCTTTGACTTGCTGCCAGCTCGGCCACTTCTCGCGGCGCCACAACAGCAGCAGCGCCGCCGGAATCGCCGCGAACAGCGCACGCCCCAAGCCGTTGAGCAGCGGATGCAGTTCCTGCACCACGATGCGGGTGAAGGGCAGAGTCAGGCTGAAAATCACTACACCGAGCAGGCCGAGGGCCATGCCGGTGTTTTCGCGCGAGGACATGAGGAAGACCGGAATTGAGGGTGGCTGGGAGTCCTCCATCTAGCCATAAACCGCACGCTTCAGGCTGTTACAGACAGACACAAATTGAGGCGTACAGTTTGCCGACGCCATCGCGAGCAGGCTCACTCCTACAGGGGAATGCATTCCAGATGTAGGCGTGAGCCTGCTCGCGATGAACGATGACTCGGTCTACCTTGAATACTCCCGGATCTTTCTCACAGGAGACCTCCCCATGCCCGCCAAAAAAATCCTCATGCTGGTCGGCGATTACGTCGAAGACTACGAAGTAATGGTGCCGTTCCAGGCCCTGCAAATGGTCGGTCACAGCGTGCACGCCGTGTGCCCGGATAAAGCCGCCGGGCAAACCGTGCGCACCGCGATTCATGACTTCGAAGGCGATCAGACCTACAGCGAAAAACCCGGGCATCTGTTTGCCCTGAATTTCGACTTCGCCAAGGTCAGCGAAGCCGATTACGACGCGCTGCTGATCCCCGGCGGGCGCGCGCCGGAGTATCTGCGGCTGAACGAGAAAGTCCTTGAACTGGTGCGCGCCTTCGACAACGCCGGCAAACCGATCGCCGCGGTCTGCCACGGTGCGCAACTGCTGGCGGCGGCGGGCGTGCTCGAAGGACGCGAATGCAGCGCCTACCCGGCCTGTGCGCCGGAAGTGCGGCTGGCCGGCGGTATCTACATCGACATCGCAGTCACCGACGGCCACGTCCAGGGCAATCTGGCCACGGCACCGGCATGGCCCGCGCACCCGAAATGGCTGGCCGGGTTCCTCGGGTTGCTCGGCACCCAAATCATCTTGTAATGAGTGGTCATGCCCGTTCGCAAGCAGGCTCCCACGAGAATGCATTCCAGTGTGGGAGCCAGCCTGCTGGCGATGGGGCCGCAACAGGCGACAGATAGCTCGCGCTGGTCTTTACTTTGAAGCGCACTCTGCCTAACTCGCCAAGGAGCAATACGCATGTCCGGATGGTACGAAGTCAGCAAGAGCAGCAACGGCCAATTCAGGTTCGTGCTCAAAGCGGCGAATGCCGAAACGATTCTGACCAGCGAGCTGTACACCACACGCGCCGACGCCGACGGTGGCATCGCCGCCGTGCAGAGCAACAGCGCGGTGGACGAGCGCTACGAAAAAAAGTCGACCAAGGACGGCCATCCCTATTTCAATCTGAAAGCGGCCAACCATCAGGTCATCGGCAGCAGCGAGGCGTACTCCTCGGACGCCGCTTGCGATAAAGGCATCGCCAGCGTCAAAAGCAACGGCGCGACCAGGGTGATCAAGGACAAGACCTTGCCGGTCCTCTGAACACACCACCTTCCCTGGAGCGAGCCTGCCCGCGATGAGGCCATCGGCTTCGATAGAGATGCCGAACAATAGACCGCTATCGCGAGCAGGCTCACTCCTACAGTTGAAATGCGATCCCCTGTTGGAGCGAGCCTGCTCGCGAAGGCGTCAGTTCGGCTTACATCAAACCTCGACCGGCACCGACAATTTCGGATTGCCCAGCGCATGGCTCTTGGCATCAAAGAACCGCAACTCGACCCCGGTGCCGTCGAACACCCTGGTGTAATGGCGCTTCTGATGCTGGACGAACGCCGCACTGCGCGGGTAAATCGAGATCGCCACGCTTGTCGGTTTCGCCAGGCGCAGCGCGCGGATGATGTGCGCATCCTGTTCGCCCAAGGCATGGCCGAAGATGCACAGGCTGCCGTCGTGTCCCAATAACTGCTGATAACAGAACGACAGATAATCCGAGCTGCGGATGGTCTTTAGCTTGTCCGCGCTTGGCCCTTCGCTGACGAACAGCGGCACGTCATCAAGGGTTTTCAGGGTGTTGTTGATGGCGAAACTGCCGAGCAGCGTGCCCTCGGTCGAGGTCAGTTTGCGCGCCGTGCCGTCCTGGTTACGCACCAGATGCAGACCGCCGTGCAAGTACAGCAAGCGCGGTTTGTCAGTGGTGCTTTCGCTCAGGTCGAAACTGGCGTTCGGGCCGTTGAACAGATCGTCGATCACTGTGCTGTCGTGTTGCAGCGCCCAGTAGTTGAGCAGGTCGTAATTGGTGGTGAACACCGTGCGATAGCGCGCCAGTTCTTCACTCAGCGTCGCCAGCGTTGACGGCTGCACCAGCCGCCACGGGATGTGCATGGCGTGCACGGTGTTGATCAGCGCTTCCTTGATCGCGTAGTAGCGATTGCGCGGCGCCGCCGAGCTGACGGCTAGCGCCTTGTTGACCCGGCTGGTGGTTTTCAGTGCGCCGAGTACCTGCTCGAAGCTGCGCGTTTGCAGCGCATCGAACACCGCCAGCTCCGAGGCGCTCAAAGGTTTTTCTTCCACGGTGCGGGCATTTTCGAACAGCGAGTCGTAGCCGAAGTCGTCCCATACCGCGCGGCTGGCGCCATTGCCCACCAGCAAACCGTTGAAATCGGTCGCGGCGCGCAGAGCGTTCCAGTCTTCGAGGGTGGCGTCGACATTCAGAAAATCAGTCATTGCGCAGGCGTCTCAAAACAAAGGGGCAGATGGGCGGCGACTTTATCACGAGCGGGCATTGAGCCAGATCAACATCCGTCGTGACCGATCGGTCGATCCTGTGTGCATCCGCCGGAGCGCAGCGCTCGAGCCGGCCCTAGTCAGGAGACACACGATGAGCAGCACCTTCTTCATTCCGGCGGTCAACATCATGGGCAGCGGCTGCCTCGACGAAGCCATGGACGCGATCCGCAACTATGGCTTTGGCAAGGCGTTGATCGTCACCGACAGCGGTTTGGCCAAGGCTGGCGTCGCCACTCTGGTGGCCGAGAAACTGGCGATGCAGGACATCGACTCAGTGATTTTCGACGGCGCCAAACCCAACCCGAGCATCGCCAATGTCGAGGCCGGGCTGGCGCTGTTGCAGGACAGCGGCTGCGATTTCATCGTCTCGCTGGGCGGCGGTTCGCCCCACGACTGCGCCAAAGGCATCGCTCTCTGCGCAACCAATGGCGGGCACATTCGCGACTACGAAGGCGTCGATCGATCGCAAAAGCCGCAACTGCCGCTGGTCGCGATCAACACCACCGCCGGCACCGCCAGCGAGATGACCCGGTTCTGCATCATCACCGACGAATCGCGCCACGTGAAAATGGCCATCGTCGACCGCAACGTCACGCCGCTGTTGTCGGTCAACGACCCGCAACTGATGGTCGCCATGCCCAAAGGCCTGACCGCGGCAACCGGCATGGACGCGCTGACCCACGCCATCGAAGCTTATGTCTCGACCGCCGCCAACCCGATCACCGATGCCTGCGCACTCAAAGCCATGACCCTGATCAGCAACAACCTGCGCCTGGCCGTGCGCGACGGTAGCGACCTCGCCGCACGGGAAAACATGGCCTATGCGCAATTTCTCGCCGGCATGGCCTTCAACAATGCCTCGCTGGGGTTCGTCCATGCGATGGCGCACCAGTTGGGCGGCTTCTATGATTTGCCCCACGGTGTTTGCAACGCAGTGTTGCTGCCTCATGTGCAGGCGTTCAATGCGCAGGTGTGTGCTGAGCGACTGAGAGACGTCGCCCATGCGATGGGCGCAGACATTCGCGGCTTCAGCGCGGAGCAGGGCGCGCAAGCCGCGATCAACGCGATCCGTAGCCTGGCCAGGGACGTCGAGATTCCCGGCGGCCTGCGCGAGCTGGGCGCCAAACTCAGCGACATTCCGCTGCTCGCCGCCAACGCCTTGAAGGACGCTTGCGGATTGACCAATCCACGGGCGGCGGATCAGCGCCAGATCGAGGAGATCTTTCGCAACGCTTTCTGAGAACGGTACAGCAGCGACTGTTTACGTAATGGCAATTTGGTCTGCTTTTGTTGAATCGTCCGGTTCAGAAGGGGATAGTGCGCGACTGGAAATGTCATCAGGGAGCGGGAAGTGACAATGAAGTCCATGTGGATCAGCGCAGCAGCGTTCGGCGGGTGGTTGATGGCTGGCCAGGCTTGGTCTGATTGCACGCCTCCTGCCGTCAGCGGGGATGCGGATTTTTCTGTATGCAAGGACTGGCCGGCTCATCCGGGGCAGTCCATCAGCGCCAAAGCCACGTTTGAGCGCGCAGCCGGCCCTGATGGGGGGACGAGCGGCTTTTATGATCTCGACCTGTCTATTGCGCAGGACGTGCAAGCCGGGCCGATCGCGACCTTTCACCAGGACAGCGCCTTCGAATCAAACGGCGTCGCTTTGCACGAGCTGACGCTGGATACCGCTCGCTATTCGGTCGCTCCCGATATCCGCGCCTTTGGTGTTCGCAGCCGTTTTACCAATAGCTCTCGACTCAATCCATTGGATGAGACACAGCTCACCCTCTACGTCAGAGAAGGTGAAACGCTGCGCCCTGTGCTGCAGCAGTTATTGGTCTATCAGTATGGCGGCGAATGGGACGGAAATTGCGAGGGCGAGCGCAGTGAAATTACCCGAACCGTTGAGATCGCCAAAACCAGCTCCCATGGCTACGCGGACCTTATCGTGAGAACGAGGGAAACAGGTACTTCAAGTGTGGGCAAGGGCGACGCTTGCAAAGATAAGATCACCGAGTCCAAACCCGTTTCGACAACCTTGCGTTATGACGGCAAGTCTTACGTTGTGCCACAAGGTCTCAAAGGTCTGTAATCGACCTGCATTCACACGACTGTCATCAAGGAAGAACCATGCTCCCACCCACCAGATTGCTGATTGCCATTGGTTTTCTCGCCTGTGCCTTCCAGGCCCAGGCCGCTTGCGACATCAAGGCCTTCGACGGCAAGTCCCTGTCACGCTGCAAGGTCTGGCCTGCGGTGCAGAACCAGGCGATTGCGGTGACCTCGACGTATCTGGCCGACCCCGGTGACGAGGAGGCCGGTGTGTTCGATCTGGATCTGGCAATCGTCGATGCGAGCAGCGCCAAACCCATCGCCACCTACCGTAAACCAGGGGCGTACAACTCCGATGCCGTGCGCTTTGACGACCTGCGGATCGACACGGCCCGGTATCGACTGGCGCCGGAGACTCGGGCTTTTGGCTTGCGATCGAGGTTTTCGCACAGCTCCCAGGCCAACCCCTACGAAAAAACCGATCTGGCCCTGTATGTGCGCGAAGGCAATGCGCTGCGCCCGGTGCTGGAGGGGTTGGTGATTGCCAAGAGCAACGGTGAGTTCGTAGATTGCGAAGGCTACGAGAAGAAGATTCGCCGTAGCGTCGAAGTGGGCCCCACCAGCCACCATGGTCTGGCCGACCTCATCGTCAC comes from the Pseudomonas granadensis genome and includes:
- a CDS encoding YegP family protein — its product is MSGWYEVSKSSNGQFRFVLKAANAETILTSELYTTRADADGGIAAVQSNSAVDERYEKKSTKDGHPYFNLKAANHQVIGSSEAYSSDAACDKGIASVKSNGATRVIKDKTLPVL
- a CDS encoding PA3715 family protein, whose protein sequence is MLPPTRLLIAIGFLACAFQAQAACDIKAFDGKSLSRCKVWPAVQNQAIAVTSTYLADPGDEEAGVFDLDLAIVDASSAKPIATYRKPGAYNSDAVRFDDLRIDTARYRLAPETRAFGLRSRFSHSSQANPYEKTDLALYVREGNALRPVLEGLVIAKSNGEFVDCEGYEKKIRRSVEVGPTSHHGLADLIVTTRGSKTKNTRSGQQCVSSVTQLKQTRITLTYDGEQYVVPEDYRGY
- a CDS encoding DMT family transporter encodes the protein MSSRENTGMALGLLGVVIFSLTLPFTRIVVQELHPLLNGLGRALFAAIPAALLLLWRREKWPSWQQVKGLSLVIAGVILGFPVLSAWAMQTLPASHGALVNGLQPLCVALYAAWLSHERPSKAFWACAALGSALVLGYALYTGAGSIQAGDLLMLGAIAVGGLGYAEGGRLAREMGGWQVICWALVLSTPLLIGPVVYLALQHQGAVSARAWWAFGYVALFSQFLGFFAWYAGLAMGGIARVSQIQLLQIFFTIAFSAMFFGEHVEPITWVFACGVIATVMLGRKTAVRANVGANLLAKGS
- a CDS encoding DUF4917 family protein — encoded protein: MTDFLNVDATLEDWNALRAATDFNGLLVGNGASRAVWDDFGYDSLFENARTVEEKPLSASELAVFDALQTRSFEQVLGALKTTSRVNKALAVSSAAPRNRYYAIKEALINTVHAMHIPWRLVQPSTLATLSEELARYRTVFTTNYDLLNYWALQHDSTVIDDLFNGPNASFDLSESTTDKPRLLYLHGGLHLVRNQDGTARKLTSTEGTLLGSFAINNTLKTLDDVPLFVSEGPSADKLKTIRSSDYLSFCYQQLLGHDGSLCIFGHALGEQDAHIIRALRLAKPTSVAISIYPRSAAFVQHQKRHYTRVFDGTGVELRFFDAKSHALGNPKLSVPVEV
- a CDS encoding DJ-1/PfpI family protein; protein product: MPAKKILMLVGDYVEDYEVMVPFQALQMVGHSVHAVCPDKAAGQTVRTAIHDFEGDQTYSEKPGHLFALNFDFAKVSEADYDALLIPGGRAPEYLRLNEKVLELVRAFDNAGKPIAAVCHGAQLLAAAGVLEGRECSAYPACAPEVRLAGGIYIDIAVTDGHVQGNLATAPAWPAHPKWLAGFLGLLGTQIIL
- a CDS encoding class I SAM-dependent methyltransferase, whose product is MSVTAPSAPSTKSAPDHHAQFIELLQTSLEQNGFIKLVLAKYVGDEADLQRVIIKPVTVKAQPHLSFVYRYKTRDITKNLPLAEGVAAIAGLLPTSFKNAHLLALSDEAQLEYSKKGKSSLFKSKPQQLREAPSAEHNREKNRFLELRRPFLQDLGVTNAQHELIPAMSRKWKQINKFIEVFSHALTSSPLALDKPVRVADFGSGKGYLTFAIHDYLRNTLKAEGEVTGVELREEMVNLCNTAAAKLEHPGLVFKCGDVRSVAPSELDVMIALHACDVATDYAIHTGIRSGASIIMCSPCCHKQIRLQIQSPALLKPMLQYGLHLGQQAEMVTDSLRALFLEACGYETKVFEFISLEHTNKNKMILAVKRAEPVDPAQLLAKIEELKAFYHISEHCLETLLRADGYLA
- a CDS encoding PA3715 family protein is translated as MKSMWISAAAFGGWLMAGQAWSDCTPPAVSGDADFSVCKDWPAHPGQSISAKATFERAAGPDGGTSGFYDLDLSIAQDVQAGPIATFHQDSAFESNGVALHELTLDTARYSVAPDIRAFGVRSRFTNSSRLNPLDETQLTLYVREGETLRPVLQQLLVYQYGGEWDGNCEGERSEITRTVEIAKTSSHGYADLIVRTRETGTSSVGKGDACKDKITESKPVSTTLRYDGKSYVVPQGLKGL
- the yiaY gene encoding L-threonine dehydrogenase, producing MSSTFFIPAVNIMGSGCLDEAMDAIRNYGFGKALIVTDSGLAKAGVATLVAEKLAMQDIDSVIFDGAKPNPSIANVEAGLALLQDSGCDFIVSLGGGSPHDCAKGIALCATNGGHIRDYEGVDRSQKPQLPLVAINTTAGTASEMTRFCIITDESRHVKMAIVDRNVTPLLSVNDPQLMVAMPKGLTAATGMDALTHAIEAYVSTAANPITDACALKAMTLISNNLRLAVRDGSDLAARENMAYAQFLAGMAFNNASLGFVHAMAHQLGGFYDLPHGVCNAVLLPHVQAFNAQVCAERLRDVAHAMGADIRGFSAEQGAQAAINAIRSLARDVEIPGGLRELGAKLSDIPLLAANALKDACGLTNPRAADQRQIEEIFRNAF